Sequence from the Leptospira johnsonii genome:
ATCCCATTCTAATTGTTTTAGGATCTGAGCCTCTCTTTCGTTCGCATGAACCAAGCCTTGGATCAAACGAACACTTGTAATTGCGAGAGCAAGCTGGGAACCTAGTGCTTCTAAGATCTCTAGATCGTCTTCTCTATAGAAAAATTCTGTGTCCGATTCGACGGCAATTGTGCCGAGACAATCTTCCTTATACATGATTGGAACACACATAACGGCTCGGGTGGTCTCTCCCTCGTCTATGTATTCCGCGTGATGTGTTAAGTCTTGGATAAGCAAAGGCATACGGGTCTTAAAAGTGAACCCCGAATAACCTTCGTCCGGACTGAGATCCCTGCGAGGCGGCACCGTCTCTTTTAAGAAGCGAGAAGGGACCAGAAGATTTCCCTTCCACATCCTAAGAGTGGTATTATCACACTCGAAGATGTCCTTACAGAGGCTGATTACGATATCGTAAAGTTCCTCTTCCTTATCCGCGTTTGCGAATTCCTTACTGATATAAAGAAGGATATCGATCTTGTTCTTCTCGGTTAAACCGCCGACGACCTTCCTTGCCCCGCGAAAGTTAACGACTTTTCTTTGCCCAAATTTAAGTTCTATCATGGTCAAGCACCTCTACGTATCCGATTCTGTTTCTCTCTGGATTCGTTTCGCTCTACCGAGATCTTATGCAATTAGCGTACCAATTCTCCAAAACTAATTATTCTGCCTATTTTGTAGGACCAATTCGAATACATGTCTATTATATAGGCATATTTGTATTGAGACATACTTGAGATTTGGTGAGATAAAGGGAAGAATGCTACTCTTTTAAGGCAGCAAATTGGGGTTTATGTCTTATTAGGTTCAAACTTTCTGCCTGAATTTTCTTTTTAATTTCAAAAACCAGCTCTGCTTTTTAGAAGTTCCATGTTCTCGTAAGAAGGTTTCAACCTTGGGAAAAACATCGTCTTCTGCCTTCTCCGCGAGTATCAAACAGCCGTGACCGTAATCGTCGCTGGCTCCTTCTTCCTTAGAGATTACCTGAAATTTTTTGATTTTAGTTCCCGCTCTTTCATACACGAATCGAACCGTATCCGGAGTAGCGATTGCATCATTTGCCCCGGCGATAAATAAACTTGGAACGGTGATCTCTTTTTGAAGATCTATATAATCGTAAAATCCATTTAGAGAACTCATCTTTTTTGTCTCGATCCAAGACATGAATTGCTCGATCAGTCCTTCGCTGATATTTTCAATCGCGTTTTTCATTACCTTTTTAACTATTCTAGGTCGGGTCGCTTTCGGATTATAAAGTATCTGATCTATAGGTGTATAAATTTCCCCTGCCAAAGGTGCTAGCATAGAAGCTCCGAATTTCAGATCCAAAACTTTTCTGGCTCGAGGAAATCTGGAAAGTAAACCGATCAAACTCAAACCAAGATGGTTCAAATTGCCCGGGCCACCCAAAGAAACAAAACTTGCGATCTTTTCTTTCTCCAATTTGGAAGCGATCCCTAAATAGGAATAGAAGATCATAGCCCCCATAGAATGGCCCACCCAGTTCACACGTTTACTTTCCGTGAGAGAAAGAACTTTGGAAATAATGGCGGGAACATCATATTTTACTAAATCATCAAAAGTGAAGTCCTCGTATCCTCCCCTGCTCTCATGGTAGGAACTACCTGCACCTCTCAGAGAAACCGCAAATACCTCGTAACCTCTTAACTTTAGATAATAAGGAAGAGAATGTCTTTTGTCCAAATCGATCACGTACTTGTTCGTAGCGATCCCATGTACCACGATCACGGGAGCAAGTTCAGGATTCGGGATGGGAGGAATATGTCTATGTAACGCAATATTCCATCCATCTTTGGTTTTTGCAAAATGTAGTTCATCCGCAATATCTTCCTGACCGTATAAACGGGAAAACCAGTCCAATAAAACAGGATATAAAACCAGGACAGCTATCAGAAATAGGGAAAATAAGATCGCAAGTGATGAAGCGAAGACTGCAAAGAAGATGATCGCGAAAAACGTAGTGATCAGATAAAAAGGGCCTCTTCTATTTTTCAGGATTGCGATCACAACAGGAGAGGATCATTCAAGACAACACGAATGTCAAGTATTCCCAAACATGCTTGCCTGGATTTTTGACCGGATAAGGATGGCGAAATAGTTTTTACGATGGATAAAAAGTTAGATTATAGACTTTATCGTTCCCCTTCCGGCTGGTACAGCATGGTGATCCCAGGCCACTGGCAGAATATTGTGATCGAAGGTATTCCCGCTTTTTTCGAGGAGAATGGTGCAGGCGCCATGCAAGTCTACGCTTTCGAAAATAAAGAAGGTGGATTCGATCCCGAACAGGAACTAGAAAGATATCTTGCGACCCATAAAATAGAGTATGTGAGAGAGATGGCCGCCTTCTTCGAAAACAACGAAGGTTCAAAGATCATTGCCTGTGAATTCTTAAAAGAAGACGGAAGGCATTGGATGGTCTATCTGGTCTCCGCTAAAAAAAGAATGATCCTAATCACTTATAATGGAGACGAGGAGCCATCCGAAGAATTGGCGGAACAGTTGACCACAGTGGTCAGCTCCATTCGGATCCAAGAATAATTCAATCTATCTTTAGAGTGGATTGTACGGCTCTATGCCAGCGTTCCAATTTTAATTCTCTGAACTTTGGATCCATCTTAGGTTTGAAAATTTTATAACCTCTCTCTAGTTTACTCAATTCTTCCAAACTTTTCCAATAACCGGAACCGAGTCCTGCAAGATAAGCAGCGCCTGTAGCGGTCATATCCGGCTCAGGTGCACGTTTCACTTCCACATTACAGAAGTCTGCAAGACATTGTAGAAGTATGTCCGATTGAGAAACTCCACCGTCCACCATAATGGAACGTACCGGGACATTCGTGTCCTTTTTGATCCCTTCTAATATATCAAATAAAGATAATGCGATCCCTTCGAGTACGGCTCTTGCCACATGCCTTCTATGAGTTGCTAAAGAAAGTCCGAAAATGGAAGCCTTTGCATTCGGATTAAAATGGGGAAATCTCATACCGGAAGCGGTCGGAACGAAGATCACACCTTCAGTGTCGTTAGTTTGAGAAGCAAGTTCGTTCAAAACCTTTGGAGTATCAGAAAGACCTATCCCTTTTCCGAGCCAGTCGATTAAAGTTCCTACAGTACCTGTATATCCTTCTAACATATAAGTAGGCTTTCCACTAAGCCTCCAAGCTACGAGAGGAAACAAACCTCTTTTGGACATTTTAGGTTTATCTCCCATATTCATGTCCACGAATGCACCCGAACCTTGGGAAATTTTGACTCCACCTTTTTCAAAACATGCATGTCCGAATAGCGCAGCCATTTGATCGCCTACTACAGCTCTGATCGGAATTCCAACACCGAATAGAGAAGGATCCGTAGTTCCGAAATCAGCAGCCGTATCCATTACATTCGGAAAAATTTTCATTGGGATATTGAAGATGCCGCAAAGAGGAGCATTCCATTGTAATTGAAAAGGATTGAACATCCCGGTAACTGTTGCGTTAGAAGGATCGCTGATATGCTCTTTTCCTTTGGTGAGTTTATATACGAACCAAGTATCTAGTGTACCAAAAAGTATTTCACCCTTCTTTGCTCTTTTTCTAAGTTCAGGATTTTTGTCGAATACCCATTTCAAACGAACGGAAGCGTGATCCGTGGTGAACTTGAGCATATAGGTTGCGATCAACATAGGATTACCTGTGATCGTCCCTAAGATCCTAGAAACGAATTGGATAACTTTCCAGATCCTATTAGAATTCATTTCCGCGGAAGTTTTGCCGGCCCTTACATCCGCCCAACTGATCAGTTTTGTTAAAGGTTTGCCACTGGATTTTTCCCAAAGAAGAAAAGATCCTCTTTGGTTGCAGATCCCGAGTGAATCCACATTTACAGCTTGGAACTTTCTGTTCTTAAAAGTTTTTTTGAGGATGGAAACAAGCGCCTGCCAAAGTTTTTCGGGATCATGTTCTAAGGCGCCCGGTTCGCTTACAATTGGAGGAGTTTTTTCGTATTGTCTGGATACTATTCTGCCCTTCTTATCGAATAAGATTGCTCGGATCCCACTTCCGCCGCTATCGACAGAAAGAATATATTTTTCTTTTAAGGCAGCCATGACTCTCTCCAATTTTTACTGAGGTAGAATCCTTTAGGATTCGGCTGCGTCAATAAAAAAGCCGCCATGAAGGCGGCCTTAATAACATCGACTCGAATGGATCTCAAGCTTCGCTTACAAGCACACTCTTAAGATGGTTCATCAGATTGGACTCTCTTTCATGTACGATATCTTTAGGCATCTTATGATAGATCCTTTCCCTAGACTTCTCATCCAATTTACCTATGATCATTCCCATAAAGCCCGGTTCTGAAACCAAAATAAAATTGGAGAAGGAATCCTTCTTCCTTTCCAAATTCATAAAATCGCTAAGTTTACCTGCAAAAGCCGCAGCCACTCTCTTTTTCGGTTCGTGAAAAAAATCAAAATCAGATCTGGAAGCCTGGCCTGCTCCTGTAACTAGATCCGAATTTCTAAGTCTTCCTTCGGGATTCTCCATCGTTTGCACCAGCTTCAAACCGTTAGTCGGTCCTTGGTATTCGAAAATTTTTGCCTCGCTTCGGTTTGCAACCACCACCCATTTTTTCTTCATACTGTACCCTCCTATTTATGAAACTTTCCGTCACCGAAAGGTTCGGAATTCGGCCCAATAGTTTTAACCCAAGGAGAAGGAGCTAGCAATTACTTTTCCAAAACCTTCTACTTTCATGAAGATGAGAAAAAACAAATTTTGTTTAATAAGCCCGTAACGATCGTTTGGACAAGAAATAGTTACAATTAAGAGCAAAAGGATTAGAAAAACGAAATATACTTACTAATTGATAAACTGGAATCCCTCTAAATCAAAAAAGAACCAAATCATACGTCAGTCCGCAGACAAATATCAATTCTTGGGACAGCCAGAATGCCTGCTTTTTCAGAAATTCTTTGGTGGACTTTTCCGCATCGCTTTTGAGAATTGTTCTCATTCTTAGTTGACAGATTTCGAAAGGTTTTCTTTTTGAGTTTTAGACTCATTTCAAAACCTAAACATAGAACCATGACTCCTACTAATGAGAATTGAGTCTCAACAGGAGATAACATGAAACGGAACACAACCAAGGCGCTATTGACGATGATTCTAGGAATATCCTTCTTAATGAATTGCGACCAGGGCTCGAAAGAGTCGAACGCTGCACTAGTACTCGGGGCTTTGAATAGTGCCTGCGTAGATGCAGCTGTTGCAGACGATGAGATCGCAGAAACTGCAATCACTGCAGGGATCAACACTTTCCAATTGATCTCCATCCCTACTGCGGGCGCAGCAAGACATATCAGGATAGAAGGAGCATTGCTCCAAGCGTTAAGCGGACACGGAACCATCTACCTAGCTAGCGGATACACTGATGGTCTAGCAGGAACTTCCAGCACACCTACCACTGCTGCAGGCGACGGAAGACTTGTAGTGAATATCTACCAAGGCGGACCTATGGTTTATGCAGGTTATTCCGCAACCACAGCTTATGGAACGGATGATGGAACTGCAACCGCCGCGCTCGGAGGGACAGGAACAAGTCTGTTCTCTTCCTTCACCACTACTGCAAGCGATGTTTGTTTCGATATCAGCGCGGACACCACTCCTAAACTTACCGTTTGGGGAAGCGGATACAAAGGCGCAAACTGTAAGAAGAGATGCACCCTTTCCGAGTCAAACGCGATCATCAATAAAGCGGATTGGCCGAGCGGAGCCGGGATCGGTTCCACCGGCAGCACTAGCACATATTACAAGACCGGAAGCTCCGCTTCCGGGGTAACTGCGACTAAGGTAGTAACTTATAGCACTACTGCGCTTTAAGGATTTTAGGCGGTCGACTTCGGCCGCCTACTGTCATTATTAATTTTTTAATAAGGGGGATTATATAATGAAAACATTACATTCAATTTTCATTATTCTCATGGCAACTTTAAGTGTTTTCTGCGGGCCTAGCACCGGAGGGGACGACGGTCTTGCGATTTTAGCAGCATTGGAAGATGGTGGCGGATGTATCAAGGCCCCCGGTGATACAACAACAACAGGTTCCGGGACTTTTACTACCCGAGTTAACGCAACTGCAAGCGGTTGCTGGGTATATATAGACCTAAAGGCAGGCGGAACAGAGACAACCAAGTCCGGTACATGGGATCTAAAATTTAAAAGATTCGTAATAGGTACCAATAGCGGGACCAGCGGTTCCGGAAATGCAGGCGCTTGTTTTAATGCGGGCGATACAAATCTTGCTGCCGTAACCGGCGGAGATTGTACTCCGGAAGTAGATGAACTCATGTCCCAAACCGGAGGTGGAGGATTCGGAACTGCAACTGAAAACGCAAGCCCTGCTCTCTGGGATTGGTACGATTATAACGGAACCACTCATATTCTAACCGCGAAATCAAGAGGATATTTGATCCAAGGTTCGAACGGAACTTCCTTCTTCGGATTAGAAGTCACAGACTATTATGACAACGCAAGTACTAGTGGATTCCCTACATTTATCTGGAAGGAACTTTGATGGGGAAGATAAAATCATCTTCTCTTCCTAGAACACTTTATCTGATCCTTTTTTCAGGTTTATGTTTCCTAGGAGTTCCTATCTTCTCTCAAGGAGAAGTACTTCCTGAAAAAAAGACGGAAGAAAAAAAAGAAGATCCTGATAAGTCCAAAGCGAATCCGGAAACGGGAAAAGATGTTAGTAATGGGAACAACGATAGAGGCTCCATCATCACCGTTACCGGTACTCGTAGAAAAGGTTTTTTAAAAGATTCCACGATCACTACCGAGGTGATCACCAGAAAAGATATAGATGCAATGGGAGCCAGAGATATCTCCCAAACTCTGGGCAACGTTCCAGGGATAGAAGTTCGTCCGGCTCAAGCGGGAGAAAGAGGATCCACAGTTCGTTTGCAAGGTCTTGCAGGGCAAAACGTTCTTATCTTAGTAGACGGACAAAGGACCACGGGACGTTTCAGCGGTTCCATAGATTTAACTAGATTTAAAGCGGAAGATATAGAAAGAATTGAGATCGTGAAAGGTGCGTCATCCGCTCTTTACGGCTCGGATGCGATCGCAGGTGTGATCAATATCATCACCAAGGAACAAAGAGATCCCTACTCCGCAAACTTTAGGACTTTTATGGGAGGAGGAAATCCTGTCTATTATGGAACAGGAACAGAGTTCCGTAACTACGCATCCGTAGGAGTTCGCAAAGGGATCGTATCCACTAACTTTACTGCAGGTTGGCATAGAGGAGACGGTTACGATCTAACTCCGGATGCGACCTTAGGTCCTAAGAACGGAAGAGTAGAAAGTCTTTCTTCCAGTTATTCCCCCTTTCCTACAGACACTCCTCTTTGGACCAAACTATATATTTATCGCAAAAAACTTCCTTATGAAGGTCCTTTAGAATCCACTTCCGGTAGCGCATTCGAAGACATTAACGTTTCTAATAAGACAACTTTCGATATCTCGGAAACATTTAAAATAGGTTTCCAATTCTATTATAGATATCTAAACCAAAATGCGGTAGATGCTGTTCCTCCAAGAGGAGTTTACGATAGAAGCAATAAAACCCATGACTTCATGGGCGCGGTCAACGCAGATTGGGAAATTACCAAAACATTAAACTTAAACGTAAATACAAACTACGCCAGATTTTTCGATACCTACACATACGACCAAAGAAAGTCGGACGCCCAGGATAAAAGGGAAAAGTTAGATAAC
This genomic interval carries:
- a CDS encoding alpha/beta fold hydrolase encodes the protein MIAILKNRRGPFYLITTFFAIIFFAVFASSLAILFSLFLIAVLVLYPVLLDWFSRLYGQEDIADELHFAKTKDGWNIALHRHIPPIPNPELAPVIVVHGIATNKYVIDLDKRHSLPYYLKLRGYEVFAVSLRGAGSSYHESRGGYEDFTFDDLVKYDVPAIISKVLSLTESKRVNWVGHSMGAMIFYSYLGIASKLEKEKIASFVSLGGPGNLNHLGLSLIGLLSRFPRARKVLDLKFGASMLAPLAGEIYTPIDQILYNPKATRPRIVKKVMKNAIENISEGLIEQFMSWIETKKMSSLNGFYDYIDLQKEITVPSLFIAGANDAIATPDTVRFVYERAGTKIKKFQVISKEEGASDDYGHGCLILAEKAEDDVFPKVETFLREHGTSKKQSWFLKLKRKFRQKV
- a CDS encoding glycerol kinase 5, with the protein product MAALKEKYILSVDSGGSGIRAILFDKKGRIVSRQYEKTPPIVSEPGALEHDPEKLWQALVSILKKTFKNRKFQAVNVDSLGICNQRGSFLLWEKSSGKPLTKLISWADVRAGKTSAEMNSNRIWKVIQFVSRILGTITGNPMLIATYMLKFTTDHASVRLKWVFDKNPELRKRAKKGEILFGTLDTWFVYKLTKGKEHISDPSNATVTGMFNPFQLQWNAPLCGIFNIPMKIFPNVMDTAADFGTTDPSLFGVGIPIRAVVGDQMAALFGHACFEKGGVKISQGSGAFVDMNMGDKPKMSKRGLFPLVAWRLSGKPTYMLEGYTGTVGTLIDWLGKGIGLSDTPKVLNELASQTNDTEGVIFVPTASGMRFPHFNPNAKASIFGLSLATHRRHVARAVLEGIALSLFDILEGIKKDTNVPVRSIMVDGGVSQSDILLQCLADFCNVEVKRAPEPDMTATGAAYLAGLGSGYWKSLEELSKLERGYKIFKPKMDPKFRELKLERWHRAVQSTLKID
- a CDS encoding host attachment protein — its product is MKKKWVVVANRSEAKIFEYQGPTNGLKLVQTMENPEGRLRNSDLVTGAGQASRSDFDFFHEPKKRVAAAFAGKLSDFMNLERKKDSFSNFILVSEPGFMGMIIGKLDEKSRERIYHKMPKDIVHERESNLMNHLKSVLVSEA
- a CDS encoding HmuY family protein; the protein is MKTLHSIFIILMATLSVFCGPSTGGDDGLAILAALEDGGGCIKAPGDTTTTGSGTFTTRVNATASGCWVYIDLKAGGTETTKSGTWDLKFKRFVIGTNSGTSGSGNAGACFNAGDTNLAAVTGGDCTPEVDELMSQTGGGGFGTATENASPALWDWYDYNGTTHILTAKSRGYLIQGSNGTSFFGLEVTDYYDNASTSGFPTFIWKEL